A window of Cellulosimicrobium protaetiae genomic DNA:
GACGTGCTGCGCCGGTTCGGGCTCGCCGACCTGCGCGACCGGCACCCGTTCCTCCTGTCCGGCGGGCAGAAGCGTCGCCTCTCGGTGGGGACCGCGATCGTGTGCCGCCCCGAGGTCCTCGTGCTCGACGAACCGACGTACGGACAGGACCGCGAGCGCGCCGCCGAGCTGCTCGACCTGCTCACCGACCTGCACCGCGACGGGACGGCGGTCGTCGTCGTGAGCCACGACATGCAGCTCGTCGCGGAGCACGCGACGCGCGTCGTCGCGCTCGCGGACGGGAGCGTCGTCGCCGACGGCGCCTCGGGCGACGTCCTGGCCGACGAGGACGTCCTGCGCCTCGCCGGCCTGCGCACGCCCCCGCTCGCGCGCGCGACCCGGCACCTGGCCGACCCCGCGTGGCGGCGCGTCGCGCGCCTCGCGGACCTGCCCGTCGCGCCCGTCCCCGCGGGGGTCGGGGCATGAGCGCGGGCACGCTCGCCGCCCCGCCCCGCCCCGCGCGCGCGACGCCGGGCGACGCGCGCCTCGGCCGGTTCGCCGGTCCGGCGTGGGACCTGCGCACCTACGACCCGCTCGTCACGGCGTTCGGCCCGCTGCCCGTGGTCGTCTGGGTGTTCACGACCCGTGACCTGCTGACGCCCGCGCTCGTCGGGCTCGCGGCGCTCCTCGTCATCCTCGTCATGGTCCGGCCGCCGCGGCGCGTCGTCGCGGTCCTGCTGCTCGGCCTGCCCGCGCTCGCCGCCGTCATGACGGTGTCGTTCGGCGTGCTCACCGACCCCCGCGACGTCGACGGTACGACGCTGCTCGCGACCGTCGGCCCGTTCCACCTGTGGTCCGGGGCGCTCGAGACCGGGCTCGCGACGAGCCTGCGCACGTGCGCGCTCCTGCTGCTCGTGCTCGTCGGCGGGCTGTCGACGACCGGGCAGGACGTCGTCCGCGCGATGGTGCAGCAGCTGCGCGTGCCGTACCGCGTGGGGTACGCGGCGCTGGCCGCGCTGCGGTTCGTGCCGCGCTTCGGCCACGAGCTCGAGGTGATCCGCGCGGCGCACCGCGTGCGCGGCGTCGACCACGGGCGTGGGCCCGTCGCGGCGGGACGGCGCCATCTCGGCTACGCCGTCCCGCTCCTCGCGGGCGGCATCCGCCACGGCGAGCGCGTGTCGCTCGCCATGGAGGCGCGCGGGTTCGGCGCGCACGCGACCCGCACCGAGCGGGTCCTCGTGCCGTTCCGCGTGCGCGACGTCGTCTTCCTCCTGGCGACGTGGGGTGTCGCGGCGGGCATCGCGCTCGTCGTGGTGCCCGCGCTGACCGGCTGACCGCGGCCTGCCGCCCGACCCCTCGCGCCCTGGCTCGACCGCTTCCATCCACCCGCCCAGACCCTCGACGTCCCGGAGCCCACGATGCCCAGCACCACCCGCCGTCAGTCCCTCACGACGCGCTACCTCATGACCTGTGCCGCCATCGGTGCCGCGACGGGCGTGCTGCTGGTTCCCGCGAACTTCGTCGCGGCGGCGCTCGCGTCGACCGTGCCGGTGCTCTACTCCGCGATGCTCGGCCTGTGGATCGTCGGGCCGGTGCTCGCGCTCGCGCTCGTGCGCCGCCCCGGTGCGGCGGTGCTCACCATGCTCGTCGCGGGCGTCATCAGCTCCGCCTCGCCGCTCGGGGCGTCGTCGATCCTCACGTGCCTCATGGTCGGCGCCGCGCTCGAGGTCGCGTTCCTCGTCACGCTCTACCGCGTGTGGGCGCCGTGGCTGTTCTACGTCGCGACGTTCGTCTTCTCGGCGTTGTACACGTGGTCGGCGTTCGTCGCCTTCGACGCCGCGTCCATGGCGCCGGTCGTGCAGGTCCTCATCGTGGCCCTCATGATGGCGAGCTCGCTCGTGGGGACGTGGGCGGGGCTGCTGCTCGCCCGGCGGCTCGAGCGGGCGGGCGTCGCGCGCGGTCTCGCACCTGCGCGGCGCGTGCCGACCGACGTGGAGGCGGGCGACTCGACGGCGGCGCGGGCCTGATCCGGCCTCAGGCCCCCAGGAACGCGTTCATCGCGAGGAACGAGAACAGGATCGCTCCGCCGACGACCGCCACGGCGACGAGCCAGCCGTTCGCGCGCTCGACGGGTGGCACCGCGGGCCGCCGCGTCGAGGCGGGGTCCCGTCGTCGGGCGCCGCGCCCTGGGCGCGCGGTGAAGCGTGCGCCGCGCGCGGCCGCGCGGGCGGGGGGCTGCTCGGGGGACTGCTCAGGGTACGCAGCCTCCCGGGCGGGGGTCGGGGTCGTCACGGGTGCGCCTCCGGAGGTCTCCGGCGCCGCTGCCCGACGCCGTGGCTCCAGTCTTCCCGGCAGGCCGCCTCGGGCGCGTCGCCCGTCCGGTGGATCCTGCGGTCCACCGGGGTGCGACCTCCGGATGACACACCGCGACTGCGCGTGCACTCCGTGTCGGTGCACCCTCCCCGCTCGTCGCCCGGGTCAGCGCGGCGCGTTCTCGTGGTAGCGGGGTCGCCCGCCCCGCGCGGCACGCTGGAGGTAGCGGACCTCGCGGAGCGCGACGGCGGCGGCGACGACGAGCGGGAACCACGCCCAGACACGGCCCCGGAGCACGAGGACGAGGCACACGAGGGCCACGGCGATCCCGCCGCAGACCGTCCCGACGCTCGCCCAGCGCACTCCTGAGCGGGCGTCGTCGGCCCGCTGCCACCAGCGCCGCAGCCGGGCGCCGAGGCCAGGTCGGGGCGCCGGGCCCGGGGCGGTGCTCACGGGCGGGCCTCCCGCGCGAGCGCGACGCCCTCGATGCTGCGCACGGCCATGCGGAGCGCGTCCGCGCGCGTCGCCTCACCCTCGTCGTGCATCGCCCAGGCGTTGAAGAGCGTCCACCACAGGGTGCGGACGATCCACGTGACGGTGAGCTGGTCGTCGAACACACCGTCGGCCTGACCCCGGCGCAGGAGCTCGCGCACGGGTTCCTCCGCGACGTCGGAGTCGGCCCAGAAGTCGGACTCCTCACCGGAGAGCTCGTTGAACAGCACCAGGTACCAGGGGCCGAGGTCGAAGTACTCGAACGCGAGCCGACGCAACGCCGCCGTCGGTGCGCCGTCGTCGAGCCGGGCCGCGGTGATCGCGCTGTGCGTGCGTTCGACCGCCTCCGCGCCGATCGCCTCGACGAGGTCGGCGCGCTCGGGGAAGTAACGGTGCAGGGTCGTGCGTCCGACCTGGGCGGCCTGGGCGACGTCTCCGAGCGATGCCGACTTGTCTGCTCGGAGCGCCGCGACGGCAGCCTCGAGGATCGCGCGCCGGGTCCGGGCGCGCGCGCCGCTCTCCGGCGGCTGGTCTGCGGCGCGAGCGGCTGCGGGCTCGGTGCGGGGTTCTGCCGGGGAGGCGTCGCGCGCGCTGGTTCGTGCCGTCACGCGGCCCACGATATCCCTCCTCGCCGTGGAGCACCTCTTGTCACTAGTGGAACATCTATGTTCCACTATCGGCAAGAGGTGCTCCACTTCCGGATCGATCTGCCGCGTCAACTACAGTTGACACGAGAGAGGATGTCAACCATGGTTGACGCCATGTCCACGACCGACACCCCCGGCCCGCCGACCACGACGTCCGCCACGCCCGACGCCCCGAAGGGCCCGTTCCTCCCGCGGCTCAAGGTGCTCTGGGAGTTCGTCCGACCGCACCGCCGCACGCTCCTGCTCGGGCTCGTCCTGGGACTGGGCACCACCGCCGCGACGCTCGCAACCCCGATGGTCACCAAGTGGGTCCTCGACACCCTGGGGACGGGGGAGTCGCTCACCCCGGCCGTGCTCACGCTCGTCGGGCTGCTCGTCGTCGGCCTCGTGCTCGGGCTGTGGCAG
This region includes:
- a CDS encoding energy-coupling factor transporter transmembrane component T; the protein is MSAGTLAAPPRPARATPGDARLGRFAGPAWDLRTYDPLVTAFGPLPVVVWVFTTRDLLTPALVGLAALLVILVMVRPPRRVVAVLLLGLPALAAVMTVSFGVLTDPRDVDGTTLLATVGPFHLWSGALETGLATSLRTCALLLLVLVGGLSTTGQDVVRAMVQQLRVPYRVGYAALAALRFVPRFGHELEVIRAAHRVRGVDHGRGPVAAGRRHLGYAVPLLAGGIRHGERVSLAMEARGFGAHATRTERVLVPFRVRDVVFLLATWGVAAGIALVVVPALTG
- a CDS encoding ECF transporter S component, producing MPSTTRRQSLTTRYLMTCAAIGAATGVLLVPANFVAAALASTVPVLYSAMLGLWIVGPVLALALVRRPGAAVLTMLVAGVISSASPLGASSILTCLMVGAALEVAFLVTLYRVWAPWLFYVATFVFSALYTWSAFVAFDAASMAPVVQVLIVALMMASSLVGTWAGLLLARRLERAGVARGLAPARRVPTDVEAGDSTAARA
- a CDS encoding TetR/AcrR family transcriptional regulator, with protein sequence MTARTSARDASPAEPRTEPAAARAADQPPESGARARTRRAILEAAVAALRADKSASLGDVAQAAQVGRTTLHRYFPERADLVEAIGAEAVERTHSAITAARLDDGAPTAALRRLAFEYFDLGPWYLVLFNELSGEESDFWADSDVAEEPVRELLRRGQADGVFDDQLTVTWIVRTLWWTLFNAWAMHDEGEATRADALRMAVRSIEGVALAREARP